A window of Carassius carassius chromosome 48, fCarCar2.1, whole genome shotgun sequence genomic DNA:
AGTGGCTCTGGCTAGCCAAGCCAAGGTCGTTCGTGCCCACACTGATGCCAAGGGTCAGTTCAAGATTGATGGACTGTGCACCACCCCACAGACCCGAGTGGTCATAATAAAGGACAAATTTGCACCTGTTACTCTCCCTGTTTCCAACAATAGCACTGATGAACTCAGGGTACGGGCCATCTTACGATCCTCAGgtaaggaaaaaaaaggaaacattggATATGGATTTTCACAGATTGATAATGCATTGTTACATTGCTGGTTTCTCCATTTTATGTCTTACAGAAAAGCCatatattgagaagcacccagaaGACAAAGTGCGTTACGAGGGACAACGTGCAACCCTTTGCTGTAGAGCAACAGGATCACCAAAACCAGACAAATATTACTGGTAAAATACGATTAAGTTTCTATATAGGTTTTCTGACAAATGTGTTAATCTTTTAGTCACAAaaaatttatttgtttgattCAAAGGTACCAAAATGGAACCTTACTGAATCGCACAGTATACAAATACGACGAAGATTTGATATTGCGGGACCTGAAACCAGAGCATTCAGGGCAATATCACTGCAAAGCAACTAGTCTGACAGGCAGCATCAAGTCTGCTTCAGCCGTCCTCACTGTTTTCAGTAAGTGCAAAACCATTTTACTGGTGACCTGGGATCATTATAGTATTTTTGCAAAATATCCCTAAAGAAGAAAAATAACCCCATTAAATATTGAGGTTTTCAGTGAAATATTAAAGTCTACAATGTCTATAGTGATATGTGcagtacaatattttattatgtttaagtTGGTAGAAATTACCACCTTCTAAACAAGGAATGACTGGCAAAAAGTTGTGGTGGGCAGACTAAAATCTTTAAATCCCACCCACTCTCCATATTAAAGTGAAATCCAAGCTTGTCAATAAATCCCTTTTTTATCCTCAGACAAGTATGCATTTCCACATTTGCACACATTGTGAAAATTACCATTATGCTTGTTATCCAAGATATAGATTGTGAGAAATAGTCTGCCGAAACATGTGTTGAAGCAATCAGACCTAGACCTTTTCTGAGGGATCTCTTTGCTTCTTAATCGTTTTGGCATATGAAATGTGTTTTGCTGAATGAAACACTAACACCTGTAACAGCAGGGTTCTTAATGGAAGATGATTAAAGTTTTTTGTATTCACTCTTGCATTTAAACAACAGCTACAGAAGAAAAGTTTTCCATACATTACATTTCATCAACCTCAAATAAGATTACATGGTTGCTCTCTCCAATAAGTGTCATTTTAAAGGAAACACAGGGCTCTCATGAATAaatgagcagcatttactgtagAGCGGTAATGTGACAATAATGACTGCAGTCATTAATATGGTGACACAATGAGATCATAACTTTTAATCCGAACCAGTCATTTAGCAAATCATCAGGCTTCCAAGTTCAGTGACCCAGTTTTATTTGTTCACagtgaaatatatatttctaaatcaCTTTTCAAGTCAGAAATGCAATAGTAAGACATctttataacaatataaaaagataaatacagaattttgtagcattttctttttctttgtttcaagCATAAATCGAACAAAGTTTAGTAAGTTTTATgctttaaaaagaagaagaaaaatgccAGTGggatataaaaataatgaaacctTTTCTCTGAAATTGAGTTTTACTTTCTAGTAAATTGAATATTTGACTGAAAATCaagaacataatttttttgcagtttacATAAAAATTCTCTATTCTTTGAAAATATAGCACACTTATCTCATATTTTGTATTTCACAGCTAAAGGAACACCAGCATGCAACTCAACACCTGATTATCACCTGATCAAACTGCCATTAGACTGCAGGCAGCCTGAAACAGACTCCAAGTTTTACAATGCAGGTCGCTGTCCACACAACAAATGCCCTGGGGCGCTGGACTTTGACATGCGCTGCAGGGATGGATCTGGCTTCTGCTGTGGGGTCAAGCAAATGGACGCTAGAGAGATCAACTGTGGCCGTTACACCCTGCCTATCAAGGTAGTGAGTGAGTGTGGCTGCCAGACTTGTGTGGAGCCCAAGGTTCTTGTACGGGGGAGAGTGGTGTCAGCAGACAATGATGAACCCCTGCGATTTGGACACATTTACATAGGGAAAGAACGGATTGGTACCACAGGATATCAGGGTGGGTTCACAATCCAGGTTTCTCCGGATACACAGCGATTTGTGGTAAACTTTGTGGACCCCTCTCAGAAGTTCATTGACACAATCAAGGTTTTTATCTTTGACAAGAGAGGAGGTGCTGTATATCATGATGTAAAAGTGATGAGAAAGCAGGAACCTATTGATATCAACGCTGCAGAAAGCAATACCATTTACCTAGGTGAAATGAAAGATGAGGACCCCATCGGTCAACTGGTAATACCTCCAAACTCTTTCCATAAACACACAGGGGAAGTTTACGAAGGGACTGTTAAGGCCAGCGTCACGTTCCTCGACCCGCGCAACATTACCATGGCTGCTGCCGCTCCTGGTGATCTCAACTTTGTAGACAATGAAGGAGACATGCTACCTCTCAGGACATATGGAATGTTTTCAGTAGATTTCAGAGATGAGGCAAACCAGGAGGTTCTAGGAGCCGGTGCAGTTCAGGTTCTCCTTGATACGGAGCATGTAAAAATGCAGGAGCACATCCCTACAATGAAACTCTGGTCCCTGAATCCCGATACAGGCATTTGGGAGGAGGAGAGTAACTTTAAACCCACACAAAACACCATTGCTGGCAGTGGGAGAAACAAACGAGAAGAGCGCACCTTCCTTATAGGAAATATGGAAATCAGGGAGCGTAGGTTGTTCAATCTTGATGTACCTGAGAATCGCCGCTGCTATGTCAAAGTGAGGGCATACATGAGCGACAAGTTCCTGCCCAATGAGCAACTAGAAGGTGTGGTAATAAACTTGATAAACCTGGAGCCTAAGCCCGGCTACTCGTCAAATCCAAGGGCTTGGGGACGCTTCGACAGTGTGATAACAGGACCAAATGGTGCTTGTCTTCCAGCTTTCTGTGATGCTCAGAGGCCTGATGCATATACTGCTTACGTCACAGCTATAATGGGAGGTGAGGAACTGGAAGCAGCCCCCTCAATGCCAAAAATGAACCCAAACATTATTGGTGTTTCTCAGCCATACTTAGGGAAGTTAGATTACCAGCGCTCAGATCATGAGGATCCAGCACTTAAGAAAACAGCTCTCCGAATCAACCTagctaaaccaaaccctaacaaTTTTGATGAAACAAATGGACCAATCTATCCCTATCAGAGATTAATTGCATGTGAAAATGCACCTGTTGATGCCAACCACTTTCGTTTTTTCCGTGTCGAAAAAGATAAATATGAGTACAATGTAGTACCCTTTCAGGAGAGTGACCTCACATCTTGGACTAGAGACTATCTTTCCTGGTGGCCAAATCCACAAGAGTTCAGAGCTTGTTACATCAAAGTTAAGATTCATGGAGCTACAGAAATCATAGTAAGGTCAAGAAACCTTGGTGGCACTCATCCTCAGACAAGAGGTCAGTTGTATGGCATTAGAGACATTCGTAGCACCCGTGACATAAACCATCCTAACACCTCTGCTGCTTGTCTTGAGTTCAAGTGCAGCGGGATGCTCTTTGATCAAGGTACTGTAGACAGGTCACTCATTTCTGTCATCCCACAAGGTAACTGCCGTCGCATAGGCATCAACGGTCTCCTACAAGAGTATCTGATAAAGCATCCTCCTGTTCTTCAGAAGAATGAGTCTCATGCATTCAATATGTTAGCTCCTGTTGACCCACTTGGACACAATTATGGAATATACACCGTCACAGACCAGAACCCACGCGTTGCCAAAGAGATTGCCATTGGCCGCTGCTTCGATGGAACTTCAGATGGTTTTTCCAGGGAGATGAAGTCAGATTCTGGAGTGGCACTGACATTCAGCTGCCCTAAAAGAACTGTGAATCGTGAGAGCTTATTCCAGCGCTTGCAAACAAATCCTGGCCTAACACTAACACAGATGGCACGGGAGATGAGGGAGTCCCAGGGATTGCAAGTCAGAAGAGGGTCAACTCAAATGGTGGCCTACCCCTTTGGACAACAGGGCAGGAGCCAGAACCGCAGAGCCACAAACACTAACAGAAGGAGATCTGCACAACCAAGACAGTAGATGCTTTTTTAGGTGAGTTCTCAGAGcacacctttaaaaaaataatttcaagatGTTGATGAAAATCAAGTGCATGCTTTCCATTCTAATGCAGGACTTTTGGGTTGAAGAAAGCGAAGAAAAAGACTCAAAAAATTTGCTATGGAAATCCCAAACTTGGCCAGCCGGGTGATAATGGATGCTCTGTCCTAATGAAGCAAAATCCTTACATGATTTATCCGAACACATTTAAACTCTTTCTACTTGTGTATGGAAAACTGTCCTCTCATACTTCCTCAAAGTTTACTTCATTAAGACATTTGTTTTATGATTAGGCCACATACTCTACAAGTCCGATACAGactgatttcatttatttatttcaaactcaaAACTTGCTTATGTTGAGCGTCCTACTTTTAGATCTGTAGTTATTGACTTATTTTCTCTAATTGATCAATGTCTTCCATTGATGACAGGCTAAATTGGCGAGACAAGTCTGTATGGGTTGAAGTCAAGTGTGACAGCTGCTAATCCTTTCATCAACAACATATTCTAATccattggtctcaaactcaattcctggagggccacagctctgcacagttttgctccaaccctaatcaaacactcctgatccagctaatcaaggttttcaggattactagaaacttccaagcaggtgtgatttggagctggttggagctaaactctgcagagctgtggccctccaggaattgagtttgagaccactgttCTAATCTGTTGAATGCAATGAACCAGACCTAAGGCAGCAAAGATGTTCGTTTTGTCTCGCCTCCTTTTACTATTGGTCTGACCAAAGCACAACTGACCCCAGCCAAGAATAGCTTCCCTTAGCACAACAGATCGCCAAGGTCGAATAAACAAACCTGTGGTCAGACAAAGAATAATATAATGGCCTTAGCTCCAAacacaaattagttttttttaaatgccctCTTCATCCATATCACCATATGGCTGGCCAAATTAAACTTTTCTTTTCATATGAATTCCAACTAATACAGTACATCTCAGTGTATGATATCTAGATCTTAGTGTAAACTGTaatttgtttcatttctgtttgtcTCCTAAAGTGCAATATTGTGTTCCAATAATGACTTGAGAGTACTGCAAAAAAAACATCCTATGTTATGAGCCAATCAACCATAGGTCTGTTAAAATGTTGGGCTATTCCCTCAGTAATTGCATATCTGAATTTCAAATTACAAATGTGTGATTTCAACAATTAATGGACCATAAAAACACCATATGGACCTGCATGAGCTGGACAACTGTGTTATTGTAGGTAAATTTTGTAGGTAGCATTactaaaataatttcattatggTAATTCTGATTTAATTTTCTAATCCCTTATGCTTTTACTGTTCTGTGTTGGTTCAAAGCAGAATGTTAATTTAGTTGAGGTATTACAGTGCATGCTTTAATAGATGATGCAAAAGTTTTATTTTGTCTGTGTATCCAAAGATGTACAGCTGGCTCAATGCAGGTagaatataaacaatattctAAAATCAAATcttcaaagaaacaaaaatatacctaaaaaaaataacaaatttgttAATTGGAAAAATCAGTAAGAATcagtaaaaatcaaataaaagtgagattaactgaataaataatgaaacagAGAAATTTACACTGTAATATTTTGGCAAAATTTTTTCTAAAATTGCAGTTGAACATAGTTCGCAAAAAGTTTCTGAGCTAAGACTCATAACAGACCAACAGTAATCAGACATTAACAGGACATTTCTTCCCAGTCATAGAATCATGAGGAAATAAGATATATAactctaaaacatttttttaaaaactgtaaaacacaTTGCTGTATGCCAAGGACACActtaaaatgactgaaaaacatttttcttcTGTCTCAGACAGTCTCACCTGTAAGTGATGTTAAGTCGTACATTTGTaacttttgtaattttgtaatatatCCAGTTAAAGGAACCTTGGTCTTATAGCGTATCTATACTGtaaatttctatttcaaagaCAAGATGGAGTTTTGGATGAATATGGTGCTAAAAAAATAGTTGGTCTCCAGTTAGCTTTCAAAAGTGTTTGTCCTCGCTTCAACTGTCTGGCTGGTCTTAGGAGACTTTTCCAGGAATATCCTCTGGCAAAATGTGCTTTGATAACTCTACCACTACACTACAAAATGAGAGTTGAATAGTTGCCTTTGCAACCTTGGAAATCTCTTTTCATGCTTGCTTCACAAACATTTCACATACAACAAATCCTGAAAATCTATGCAAATCATATTGTAACTTATACTGCATGAAATTTCCCATCTTGCAATCTCAAAAGCCAGTTTTATGTGTAAATTGTGGATTACAATTTCTGTCAATTTTACAAGAATGTAAATAAAGATCTCTTGTAAACGTTCTGTTGTCACTGTTTTTATTCCAtcaaacttaaataataaaagatgTACACAAAAAAAACAGGCATGCAACACAGGTTTTATCACACATAATtcttttgaaataataattaataataaaatttaaaaaaaaaaatgcaataacccACCATTATAAGTgatatttagcttttttaatcATTAGTAATTACAAAATTACTGTCCATGTTATCCAAACAAATATTTAAGCATTGCATggcatacattatatattttttgcattaactTATTTAATCAAGGTAGGATAATCTCACTAATACTGATGAAGATTAAATGGGAAGATTGTTCAAATtaagaataaatgtttatttgtttattcattttatatatataaaaaaaagacataatgGAACATAATGGTCGACCaagtaattaattaaattctCAAAAGTCACATTTTCCCTGTAGTGAAAGTCAGGGCTGGATCTAGGAAGGTAAAATTATGGAAAGTTTCAACCGCAAACATTCATTACGGCCCTAGAGAGAGAAACCCATTACCGTCCTTAATGATCATGAATCTAAAACTATGACTAAttaaacagctgaaatatacAGCTTGACTAAATGAACTGTCTGCGACAACATTTTCCCTAAGTTCAAACAATGttataataaacatataaatgcatataaatttaGCCAACTGTCATTTTAAGATATTCattacaattcaaataaaatcataaaatatctCATTTAAATGTCATACAACAATGTTAACTTTGTCATTTGAAGCAATTTGcatacaacattatagaacaatttatatttaatttgaagtgTGTATATACAAATTGTCACAAATGTTAACAACTGCTGCACTGGGAACAGGAAAGTTTATTTAACTATAATTCTGCATCTTTTTCAAATATTAGAAGGTCCAAGCAGATGTTTTAGTTTGAGGGAACTAAACATTGCCGTAACCAAGAACTTCAGTTCTCCTTGACCTGGCCGAAAGGTTGTAACGAGAGCTCACTTCCGTCCTCCAATTTCACTTAATAAACTTATTGCtaagaaagaaaagagaaaactttacattttgacaAAGGAATAAAACTAAGCATGCCTGCAATGCATCTGACTCTCTATTTCTGCTTAGACAGCTAGCTGTAAAAGCCAACAGGCTTATATCAAAGGTTCTTTGATATACGAGCAGCATGGTGGATGTTCACCGGTGGTAGGAATAGTGTCTAATTACTGAACATTTCAAGGTGTTGAACCCCCCCAGGATGGCTGTCGTAATTATGGATTGTTTTACAGAGTCTTTGCCCGAGCTTGAGAGAACACATTTCATCTGTTTATTAAAAAAGCAGATGTTTGGCTAAATTGAAACGTGCCAAAATGAGGGCAGTTTAATTCCGACACTTTCCAAATGTCTGTCTGTTTGGCAGCACCTACTTCTGTATGATTCTATTGATGTGCAATCCATCATGCGTGAGATAATGTTTGGTGCCACACTGAGTTAAAGTGACGGCACAACAAATGTGGTTTTAATACGTTTTTCAAGGACGCTGAATAACTGGCTATAACTTAACTTGTTCATCTGGCTGTCTACTGCCCCTTTACTGCTGAGTAATGAAATCTGGTGTATACACTGATCTTTTAGGAGGAACATTCAGGCATCTCACTGATTAAAGAGAATGCTACTTTTATTGGAGATTCATGTAAGATGATAACAGAAAGCAAGATGGATCTTCTATCAAAACATAATTATGTATTTCATCTGAATTAACTTCTAATCTTCTGGATTCAATACAAAGTAGGCTTATTCAATTGCATTTGTAGTATAAAGTCAGTTACCACATAAAATTATTTTGACTCATCATCCCTTAGTTTTAAAAACAGTGCTAGCATATGGCGAGTTGAAAGGGCGAAATGTGAAGTTTATATTATTGTTAAAGCACTTACATATAATCCTTCCTTTAAAAAGCTGGaaactttttcatttttacagttgGAGTACTGTTTCATTGAGACATACTTCTAGTGATTTATCAGCAATGTAATATCTGTGGGTGTTGAACATAGGTGCCTTGGCTTAAG
This region includes:
- the LOC132131681 gene encoding cartilage intermediate layer protein 1-like, which gives rise to MWDFTVVTLVLSTIFVVSLAQGPIWDSSHLRRLNKTDRNRKLAYNSLVEPQTTGITEWTSWFNIDHPGGNGDYERLEAIRFYYRERVCSRPAAIEARTTDWVEAADTGEVVHTSLEKGFWCINKEQPFGRSCSNYHVRFQCPPVHSYWTDWSEWMPCSATACNDVGIQVRQRKCMSTQPLPLLLSPVCVGPHIERRECSTPPCEAMWSQWGSWSACSVTCGKGRRTRRRTCHRSSTKIQCTGRPVEVQKCGNPCPVACKSVCPGGHPSKDCSYCICDGQTLYGEVFSVTGVPVPNATVALASQAKVVRAHTDAKGQFKIDGLCTTPQTRVVIIKDKFAPVTLPVSNNSTDELRVRAILRSSEKPYIEKHPEDKVRYEGQRATLCCRATGSPKPDKYYWYQNGTLLNRTVYKYDEDLILRDLKPEHSGQYHCKATSLTGSIKSASAVLTVFTKGTPACNSTPDYHLIKLPLDCRQPETDSKFYNAGRCPHNKCPGALDFDMRCRDGSGFCCGVKQMDAREINCGRYTLPIKVVSECGCQTCVEPKVLVRGRVVSADNDEPLRFGHIYIGKERIGTTGYQGGFTIQVSPDTQRFVVNFVDPSQKFIDTIKVFIFDKRGGAVYHDVKVMRKQEPIDINAAESNTIYLGEMKDEDPIGQLVIPPNSFHKHTGEVYEGTVKASVTFLDPRNITMAAAAPGDLNFVDNEGDMLPLRTYGMFSVDFRDEANQEVLGAGAVQVLLDTEHVKMQEHIPTMKLWSLNPDTGIWEEESNFKPTQNTIAGSGRNKREERTFLIGNMEIRERRLFNLDVPENRRCYVKVRAYMSDKFLPNEQLEGVVINLINLEPKPGYSSNPRAWGRFDSVITGPNGACLPAFCDAQRPDAYTAYVTAIMGGEELEAAPSMPKMNPNIIGVSQPYLGKLDYQRSDHEDPALKKTALRINLAKPNPNNFDETNGPIYPYQRLIACENAPVDANHFRFFRVEKDKYEYNVVPFQESDLTSWTRDYLSWWPNPQEFRACYIKVKIHGATEIIVRSRNLGGTHPQTRGQLYGIRDIRSTRDINHPNTSAACLEFKCSGMLFDQGTVDRSLISVIPQGNCRRIGINGLLQEYLIKHPPVLQKNESHAFNMLAPVDPLGHNYGIYTVTDQNPRVAKEIAIGRCFDGTSDGFSREMKSDSGVALTFSCPKRTVNRESLFQRLQTNPGLTLTQMAREMRESQGLQVRRGSTQMVAYPFGQQGRSQNRRATNTNRRRSAQPRQ